Part of the Pseudodesulfovibrio hydrargyri genome is shown below.
CATTTATGCGGGCTTAGCGTTGCCGTCAATCTCCATCACCACCAACCGCGAAACGACAAGGAGCGAAAATGGACATACTGACGTTGCTCGGCAGCCCCAGAGCCAGGGGGAATACGGCCACGATATTGGAAAAGGCGGAATCGGAATTCAGGGAGCAGGGACACTGCGTGCGCCGGATTCACGTCGCCCGCCAGCGGATCAGGGGATGCCTCGGGTGCAACAAATGCAGGACGGCTTCCGACCGGATCGCATGCGTACAGCGGGACGATGCGATCGAAACCCTGGAAAGCATGATCGGGGCGGATGTGATCCTGTTCGCGACACCAGTATATTACTGGGGCATGACCGCCCAACTCAAGGCGTTGGTGGACCGGACCAATTCACTCATCACGCGGTACGGGGAGCCGGAGCAGACATCCCTCGTCCGGGGGAAGGGGTTCGCCCTGCTGGCGACCGGCGGGGGGATTTACGAGAACAACGAGCTTGTCTTCAAGGCCTTCCGCAAGACGGCCGCGGCCTTGCAGGCCCGGCTTGTCGGAGAACTGCACATAGGCGAATGCCTGGAGCCCGGCGACATGACCGCCGAGACCAAGGCCAGGGGAACGGAGTTCGCCAGGCATGTCCTTGAACAGGCCCTCCCGGCCCGGGCCTAGCCCCGCCGCGCGCGAAGAGGCCCGCTCCTTTCGGAGCGGGCCTCTTCTTATTGCAATGCCTGTCGAGCCCGTTGCGGCTGGCTAGGCGGAGGTTTCCACAGCGGTCTTTCCGGAGAAGACGTACTTGAACAGGAAGATGGCGAACACGACCGCCGCACCGATGAGGCCGATGATTACGGAGGTGTCGTATCCCAGGCCGAAGCCGATCTTGGCGTTGGCGATGAAGGTCACGCAGACCGCGGTCATGAACACGGCGGGCAGGGTGGCGATCCAGTGCAGCTTGCCGCGCTGGGCCAGGTAGGCGGCGGACGCCCACAGGACCAGGGCGCTCAGGCACTGGTTGGAGAAGCCGAAGTACCGCCAGATGGTCGAGAAGTTCTGGGTGGAGATGATGAAACCGATGACGAACAGCGGCACGGAGATGATCAACCGCTTGCTGACCGCCTCCTGCTTCATCTTGAAGGTCTCGGCCACGATCAGGCGGGTGGACCGGAACGCGGTGTCGCCGCTGGTGATCGGCAGGACGATGACGGCCAGGATGGCCAGGCCGCCGCCGATG
Proteins encoded:
- a CDS encoding flavodoxin family protein, which codes for MDILTLLGSPRARGNTATILEKAESEFREQGHCVRRIHVARQRIRGCLGCNKCRTASDRIACVQRDDAIETLESMIGADVILFATPVYYWGMTAQLKALVDRTNSLITRYGEPEQTSLVRGKGFALLATGGGIYENNELVFKAFRKTAAALQARLVGELHIGECLEPGDMTAETKARGTEFARHVLEQALPARA